From the Micromonospora echinofusca genome, the window CGGGACAGCCCCAGCGGCGCGAGGCCGGCGGCGATCGCGCCGGAGCTGACCAGCACGACCTCCCGGCCCTCGGCGGCGAGCGCGCCCAGGGTGCCGACGAGCGCGTCGACCCGCCCGTCGTCCAGCCCGCCCTCGGCGGTGGTCAACGAGGAGGATCCGATCTTGACGACGACCCGCCGGGCCGCCGTGACCATGTCGCGCACCCGCCCATTCTGCGTGGTCGGTCCCGGCGGACTCCGGCGCCTTCTCATATCGTGGCCGGTCGTGAGACCTGACGAGTACGTCGAGGCGGTGCTGGAGCTCGTCGAGCGGATCCCGCCCGGCCGGGTGATGTCGTACGGGGCGGTCGCCGACGCGCTGGCGGAACGCTCGGGGCGGGCGTCGGCGCGGCTGGTCGGTTCGATCATGGCCCGGCACGGCGGGGGCGTGCCCTGGTACCGGGTCGTGAACTCGGCCGGCCGCCTGCCGCCCGGGCACGAGCGGGAGGCGCGGGAGCGGCTGCGCGCCGAGGGCACGCCGCTGCGCGGCACCGGGGTGGACATGACGGCGAGCTGGTCCCCCGAGGAGGGGATGTGACCCGTGCCATAACGTGAGTAACATTCGGCGCCATGGACGCGCCGTCGGGTGGAGCAGGTCCGGTCGCTGGCGCGCTGCCGCGCCGGGTGCACGCCGGTTACGCACTCGGATCGCTGGCCACCGGCGCGTTCGGCACCGTGCCCGGCCTGCTCCTGCTGCCGTACCTGACCGACACCCTCGGCGTCGCGGCGGGCGCGGCCGCCCTGCTGGTGCTCCTGCCGAAGGCGTGGGACGTGCTGGTCAACCCGGTCGCCGGCCGGATTTCCGACCGCACCCGCTCGCGCTGGGGCGCCCGCCGGCCGTACCTGCTGGTCGCCGGGCTCGCCCTCGGCGTGCTCTTCGCCGCCATCTTCGCCGCGCCGTTCGGTGCCGGGCCGGCCGCCGGGGCGTACGTGGCGGTCGCCTTCCTCGCCACGGCCACCGCGTTCGCCTTCTTCCAGGTTCCGTACGTGGCGATGCCGGCGGAGCTGACCGACGACTACGCCGAACGTACCCGCCTGATGAGCTGGCGGATCGCGGTGCTGGCGCTGGCCATCCTGGTCTCCGGCGCGGTGGCCCCGCTGGTGCGCGACGCCGGCGGCGGAGGCCTGCCCGGGCACCGCTGGATGGGCCTCTTCGTCGCCGGGCTGATCGTGCTCGGCGCGGTCGGCGCGTTCCTCGGCACCCGGTCCGCCCCCGGTGGCACGGTGGCGGAGAGCGAGCCGACGCTGCGCGCCCAGCTCGCCGTCGTCGCCGGCAACCGGCCGTTCCGGGCGCTGCTGGTCTGCTTCGTGGTGCAGTCCGCCGGGGTCGCCACCGTCCTCGCCGGGGTCAACTACTTCGCCGAGCAGATCCTGCGCGACCCCGGGGGCGGGCCGACCATCCTGTTCGCCTGCTTCGTCGCGCCGGCGCTGCTGGTGATGCCGCTCTGGACCCGGGTCGGCGCGCGGGTCGGCAAGCTCGCCGCCCTGGTCGCGGCGTCGCTGATCTTCGCGGCGGGCGCGCTGGCCCTGGTCGCCGCCCCGGTGCTGCCCGCCCTCGCGGTCTACCCGCTGGTGGCGCTGATCGGCGTCGGCTACGCCGGGCAGCAGGTGTTCGCCCTCGCCATGCTCCCGGACTGCATCGCGTACGACACGGCGCGTACCGGCCGGCGGCAGGCCGGCGTCTTCACGGGGGTCTGGACGGCCGGCGAGACCTTCGGGCTGGCCCTCGGGCCGGGCATCTTCGGCCTGGTGCTCCAGCTCACCGGCTACGTCTCCTCCGACACCGGCACGGCGGCCACCCAGTCCGACACCGCCCGACTGGGCATCCTGATCGGCTTCACGGTCCTCCCCGCCCTCCTGGTGGGCCTGGCGGTCCTCTTCCTCCGCCCCTACGACCTGACCTCGGCCCGCCTGGCCGCCGAGCCCGACCCGACCCCCCACACCCACCCGGCCGATCATGCGGTTGTGGTGGGGGACGAAAGCCGCTGACCCGCATGGAAAGGGCACCGCAACTCCATGATCGACGACGAAGCTGACCGGCGGGCGCTGCCCGGGAACGGCCTGCCCGCCGAGCGCGTGTTGGCGGAGGTACGGGCGCTGCGCGCCGCCGACCGGCCCACGCACGGGGGACGGCTGTTCGCCTACGTCTACGACCCGGCGGTGCCCGGCCTGGACGAGCTGGCCGCCGCCGCGTACGCCGGCAGCGCCCACGTCAACGGGCTCGACCCGACCGCCTTTCCGTCGCTGCTGGCGATGGAGAACGCGCTGGTCGGTGCGGCCGCGCGGCTGCTCGGCGGCGGCCCCGGCAGCGCCGCACCGGACGTCGTCGGCAGCGTCACCAGCGGCGGCACCGAGTCGCTGATCCTGGCCGTGAAGGCCGCCCGCGACGCCCACCCGGAGATCGCCGCGCCCCGGATCGTGGTGCCGGCCAGCGCGCACGCCGCGTTCGCCAAGGCGGCGCACTACCTGCGGGTCGCCGTGGACACGGTGCCCGTGTCGGCGTCGACGCTGCGGCCGGCCGCCGCCGACGTGGCAGCCGCCATCGGCCCCGACACGGTGCTGGTGGCCTGCTCCGCCCCCTCGTACGCGCACGGCGTCGTCGACCCCGTCGCCGAGATCGCCGGGGCCGCCGCCACGGCCGGGGTGCGCTGCCACGTCGACGCCTGCTTCGGCGGCTGGACCCTGCCGTATCTGCGCCGGCTCGGGGTGGACGTACCGCCGTTCGACTTCGCCGTCGCGGGGGTCACCTCGATCTCCGTGGACCTGCACAAGTACGCGTACGCCCCAAAGGGCGTGTCCGTGCTGCTGCACCGCGACGCGGCGCTGCGCGCCCCGCAGTACTTCGCGTACGCGGACTGGCCCGGCTACACGATGGTGAACCCGGTCATCGCCTCCACCCGCTCCGGCGGGCCGATCGCCGCCGCGTACGCCACCCTGCGGCACCTCGGCGACGACGGGTACCTACGGCTCGCGGCGGCCACCCGGGACGCCGTCGCCGGCCTGGCCGACGCCGTGCGCGCGGCCGACGGGCTGCGGCTGATGGCCGAGCCGGAGTCGACCGTGGTCTGCTTCACCGCCACCGACGCGGGTCTCGACCTCTTCGTGCTGGTCGACGAGCTGGCCGCCCGCGGCTGGCACACCCAGCCCCAGCTGTCGTACGCCGATCTGCCGCCGAGCGTGCACCTGACGGTGACGGCCGCGGTGGCGCCGCGGGTGGCCGAGTTCGGCCCGGACCTCGCCGCCGCCGTGGCCGCCACCCGGGCCGCCGGGCCGGTGGCGCTCCCCGCCGAGCTGCTGGCCCTCGCGACCACGCTGACCCCTGACGCGCTCACCCCCGACCTGGTCGCCGGCCTGGCCGCCGGACTGGGCCTGACCGGCCCCGCACCCACCGCCGCCGACTCCGCCGGTGCCGAAGAGGCCGCAGGCCCCGCCGCCCCCGCCGACTTTGCCGGCGACGGCGACGGCGCCAGCGCCAGGACCGCCGCGCCGCCGCCCGGGCGGATGGCGGTGGTGAACACCCTGCTCGACGCCGCGCCGCCGGCGCTACGGGAACGGCTGCTGGTGGAGTTCGTCGGCCTGCTGCAACGCCCCACCTGGTGAGCGGCGGCGGCGTCCACCGCGCCGGGTGGACGCCGCCGCCGGATCATCCGTCCACCCGCAGGTCGATCTGGTTGTCCCCGGGTGCCAGGTCCGGCCAGTAGCGGTGGTCGGCGCTGTGGTGGACCACCCGGGCCGACACGTCCGCCCCCGGACCCTCCGGCTCGACGCGGAAACGGAAGGTCCAGCTCCGGCGCTCCCCGGCCGGCACCCCGTCGGTCAGGCACGGCGGCCAGTCCGACCTTCCCCGGGCCGACTCGCACCGGTCCCAGTCGCCGCCGTCGGGCGTGCCGACGCGCTCCAGCTCGTGGAAGGCGACACGGTCCGCGTCGACGGAACCCCGGTTGGTCACGGTCACCGTCACCGTGCCCCGCCGCCGGCCGAGCTGGTCCGCCGGCTCGAGGACGAGTGGCCCGGCGGAGATCGCCAGGTCGGTGAGGCGGGAGTCCCGGCCCCAGGTGGTCGGCCCGGCGGTCTGGGTGAACCGCTCGCCGTCCCAGCCGTACGTCCGCCACTGCTGTCGCGCCCAGTACGCCGGGATGCTGCAACAGGGCTGGATGTCGGCGACCTGGATGCGGACCTTCCCACCGGCCACGGCGACGGCACGGACGTCCTCGAAGCCGCCGTCGCCCTTCTCGTGCGTCCGGGCCACCCGGCCCAGCGTGACGATCCGCCCGGCGGCGTCCCGGTCGAAGGCGACCACCTGCTTCGCCGACGCCTCGCCGATGCGGCAGCCGAGCAGGGCCAGCGTCTCGGTGGCGCCGTCGGCGTCGACGTCGCCGTGCGTGACGCTGATCAGGTACGGCCGGTCCACCTCCGTCGTGGCGGCGGGAAGCAGGGTGACCCGCGTGGTGTCGGCGCAGCTCCGGCCGGCCCACGCCGGCAGGTCGAGTGCGACGGCGCGTAGCTGCCGTCCGGTGATCCGGCCGTCCGGCGCGGTCGGTGCCGACGGTGACCGCGACGCGTCGGGAGAGGGTTCGGGCGACGGGGACCACGTCGGGCCGGCCGTCGGTGTGGCCGCTGGCGGCCCCGGGGGCGCGGCGTCCCGCAGCGCCGCGACGGCGGCGATCGGGGCCACCACCAGCGTGACGGCGAGGGCCCCGGTCGCGACGGTGGCGCGGCGGCGACGCCGCAGCGTGCGCCGGGCCGCGTCCGGACCCGGACCGTCGATCCGGTCCGTCAGATCTCCGCGGTACGCGGCGAAGCGCGCCCGCAGCGGGTCCTGCTCAGGCATGGCCGACTCCCTCCGGGTTCTCGTCGAGCAGGGTGGCCAGGGCGGCGCGGCCCCGGTGCAGCCACGACTTGACCGTGCCCTCCGCGACCCCCTCCTGCGCCGCGATCTGGGCGACGGACATGTCGGCCAGGTAGTGCAGGACGACGGCCCGCCGGTGGTTCGCCGGCAGCGCCGCGAGTGCCCTCTCGATGTCCACCCGGTCCGGCGTAGGTCCCGCGACCTGCGTCTCCACCCGCCGCTGTCGCAGCAGGTGGCCGCGGGCGGTACGCAGCCGACGCCACCGGCTGCGCGCGAGGTTCCAGGCCACCCGCCGGATCCAGGCCACCGGGTCGTCGTAACGGGCCAGCCGGTCCCACCGGGCGAGCGCCCGGCAGAACGCCTCCTGGGCCAGGTCCTGGGCCTGGCCCAGGTCGCCGGTGTACGCGCAGAGTTGCGCGGTGACACCCCGGAAGTGCGCGTGGTAGAAGTCGTCGAAGGTGATCGGCGTCCCGCCCTCGGCGGCCCGCGCGTCGACCGTCGGGGGTGGTTCGTTGGCGCGGGCTCCCATCGTCACTGTCACTGTCCCTCCCCGTTCGAGCCACCGTGGCTGTCTGGCGGCGGTAACACTCCACCGGGCTCCGGCCGGTTGCGGCCGGCGCGGTCGTGGATCCGACGGCGACCCGCGGCCGCCGACGGGTCGACCGGTGCCGCCGCGGGCTGTGGTTGACTTGGGGCGGTGCTCGGGAAGGGGGCGGTCGTGCAGGTGCCGGGAGTGCTCGGTGAGCCGATCCGGTTCGTGCTGAACTGGGGCCGCCGCTACTCGCTCTGGGTCTTCAACTTCGGCCTGGCCTGCTGCGCGATCGAGTTCATCGCCACCAGCATGGGCCGGCACGACTTCATGCGGCTGGGCGTGATCCCGTTCGCGCACGGGCCCCGGCAGGCCGACCTCATGGTCGTCTCCGGGACGGTCACCGACAAGATGGCCCCCGCGATCAAGCGGCTCTACGACCAGATGCCCGAGCCGAAGTACGTCATCTCGTTCGGTGCGTGCTCCAACTGCGGCGGCCCCTACTGGGACTCGTACTCGGTGACCAAGGGCGTCGACCAGCTCATCCCGGTCGACGTCTACGTGCCCGGCTGCCCGCCCCGGCCCGAGGCGCTGCTGCACGGCATCCTGCGTCTCCAGGAGAAGATCGCCGCCGAGCAGTCCGGCATCGGCGGCGTGCCCCGGCCCGACGCGCTCGCCGCGCCGGTCGACGCCGCGCCCCGCCCGGTGGAGTCCCTCACCGCGCCCCCGGTACGGCCCCCGGCCGACTGAACGACCCACCCACTCCGCGCCAGCCGAGGTGATCAAGAGGTTTGGTCGCGGCGTGGAGATCGAACCGCACCGAAACCTCTTGATCGACGGTACGCACAGTTCGGCGGGCCACCATCGGGTCGAGGCGTCAGGTCCCCGTCGGCAGCCACGACGTGAGCAGGGCGGGGTCGGCGACGGCGGATTCGACCTCACGACGCTCCTGCCCGGTCAGGGCGAGCTGCCGGAGCCGGGCCCCGAACTCCGCCACCCGTTCCGGCTCGTCGAGGGCCGTGCACAGCTCGACGAGCATGGCGAGCGCAGTCGCCTGCTGCACGACCGACGCGCCGTCGCCATGGCGGCGCAGCCCCGAGTTCAGCGCCCGGAACGCGGCGCGGTCATCGGTCTTGAACTCCCGCAGGATCCGCGCGTTGTCCAGGACCCGGGCCAGCCCTTCGAGCCGCTTGGAACCGCCGTACTCCAGCTCCGTCGGCTCGTCCCGCCGAATGAAGACGATCGAGTTTCCGGACGGGTCCAGGACGGTGAACCGGGAGGCGCCCGGCCGGTACCGGGTCATCCGGGGCAGCCCCTTGTCGAGCACCCTGCCGTACGCGCGGCGCATGGCCTCGGTGAACGCGGCGTGGTAGGGCGCGACGTCGTCGACCATCACGAGGCATCCGCCGGTGTCCTCCAGCGCCGCATCCACGTTGCCGGACGCGGCCTTGTATTGCAGCTCGAACCCGCTCCACCGGAACGCCAGGGACAGGTAGGGCTTCTTCTGCTCGTAGGTCACGGCGAAGCCCAACGCACGCCAGAAGGCCAGCGTCGCGTCGGGATCGACGCAGGGCAGCAACGGCACGACGGTCTCGGTCGGCGGGACGGGGTTTTCCAGCATCGTCATCGCATCCTCCTGAGCTGGGACGCGACGACTGTGCCAAACGATCGACGAATGCGCACATGCAAACGTTTGCAACGAGACCGCGCCGGGGCGGCGAGGGTCCGGCCGGTCGAGCGGAAGAGTGGCGACCGGGGGTTAGCCTGCGCACCATGAACCACTCCGCCGACCAGCGTTCCGCCCACATCGTCGACGTACTCACCGAGGAGTTCGGCGCGTCGATGGCTCTCGACCCGGCCGCCTTCCGGCGCAAGTTCCGCAAGATGGCCGCGTCGCCGTTCGCCTTCTACCGGGGCAGCGCCTCGCTCTTCTACGCCGACCAGGTCGGCGACTTCGCCGACGACCGGTTCCTCGACGACCGCACCAGCCGGGTGTGGATCCACGGCGACCTGCACGCGGAGAACTTCGGCACGTACATGAACGCCTCCGGGCAGCTCGTGTTCAACGTCAACGACTTCGACGAGGCGTACGTGGGGCCGTTCAGCTGGGACCTGAAGCGGCTCGCGGCCAGCGTGGCGCTGCTCGGCTACGCCAAGGCGCTCTCCGACCGGGCGATCAGCGACCTGGTCACCGGCTTCGCGCAGTCGTACCTGACCGAGCTGCGGGCCATCGCCGCCGGTGGCGACGACGCGATCGGCTCGATCACCCTGGACAACGCCGACGGCGTGCTGCGCCGGGTGCTCCAGCAGGCGCGGCTCAGCACCCGGGTCGACCTGCTCGCCACGCAGACCACCATCGACAACTACGAGCGCCGGTTCTCGCTGGGCGACGGCGTCTTCGAGATCGACGCCGAGACCCGGGAGCGGGTCTGCGCCGCGTTCGAGGACTACCTCGGCACGCTGCCCACCTCCTCCGCCCAGTCCCGTCCGGTGGCCACGCACATCAAGGACGTGGTGCTGCGCAAGGGCGTGGGCATCGGCTCGGCCGGGCTGCCGTCGTACAACCTGCTGCTGGAGGGGCACACCCAGGCGCTGGAGAACGACGTCGTCATCTACATGAAGCAGGCCCAGGTGCCGGCGGTGGCCCGACACATCGCCGACGAGTCGGTCGCGGGCTACTTCCAGCACCAGGGGCACCGCACCGCCGAGTCGCAGCGCGCACTCCAGGCGCACGCCGACCCGTGGCTGGGCTTCACCGAGCTGGACGGGGCCGGCCAGCTCGTCGCCGAGGTCTCCCCGTACGCGGCCGACCTCGACTGGTCCGACGTGAACGAGCCGGAGGAGCTGGCCGGGGTGCTGGCCGACCTGGGCCGGGCGGTCGCCCGGATGCACTCGGTGGCCGACGACGAGTCCAGCCACGACCTGGTCGACTACTCCACCGAGGAGGCGATCGTGGCGGCCGTGGACGCCGACGAGGCGGGCTTCGTGGCCCACCTGGTCGACTTCGCCCACGCGTACGGCGTCCGCGCCCGACAGGACCACCAGCTCTTCGTCGACCTGTTCCGCAACGGCCGGCTGCCCGGCCTCTGAACGGGGGTCAGGAGCCGAACTCCAGCACCACCTTGATGTCGTCCGGCTCGGGGGTGTACGCCTCGGCGTACCCCTCCACGGGCACCCGGCGGGTGATCAGCGCGTCGAGCCAGGACGGGTCGGCACGGGCCAGCGCGGCGGCGGCGAGGTCCCAGTGCCGGCGGTTGGCGTTCACCGAGCCGAAGACCACGTTGTTCTCCAGCACCAGGGAGCGGTTGAGCGCCCCGGCGTCGAGGTCGATGGTCCGCCCGCCGCTGGAGACGCCGGTCAGGCAGACGATGCCGGTCGGCGCGATCTTGTACATCACGTCGAGGACGACGACCGGCGCCCCGGTGCACTCCAGCACCACGTCCGGCTCGAAGTCCAGCTCGCAGACGGACTCGGTGTGGTAGCTCGCCCCGAGCGCGCGTACCAGACCCGGCTTCGGCCCGGTGGTGTTGCGGTCCAGCACGTGCACGGCGAGCCCGCGCTGCGTGGCCAGCAGCGCGGCCAGGAGGCCGATCGGCCCGGCCCCGGTGACCAGTACGCTGCGCGGCTGCCACTCGGCGCGGGCACCGATGCGCTCGATGTGCTCCCACGCCTTCGCCACCACGCTGGTCGGTTCCAGCAGCATGCCGACCGGGGCGAGGGACGGGTCCAGCCCCACGGCGAAGCGGGGTTGCAGCCGCCAGCGGTCCCGGGCGAAGCCGGGCAGGGCCTTGATGCCGTGCTCGGTGAACTGGCCGTTGCGGCACATGTCCCACTCGTCGACCGCGCAGTTCGGGCAGGGCACCGGGTCGGGGTGCCGGACGACGCCCGCCACCAGGTCGCCGGGTTGCAGGGTGCCCGACGGGTCCTCCAGCACCCGGCCCAGCGACTCGTGCCCCAGCACCAGCCGGTCCGCGCCGGGCGGCGCCTCGCCGTACTGGCCGGCGATGATCTCGTGGTCGGTGCCGCAGATCCCCACCGCCAGCGCCTCGACCAGGATCGCGCCCTCCTCGGGCAGCGGTTCCGGATGGTCCTCGACCAGCCGCAGTGAGTCGGCGACCCCCGGGTTGACAGTCACAGCGCGCACGCCCCCATCCTTCCTCGTCGCCCGTCCCCCCGCCGCCAAAGCCTCACATCCCCACCCCGGGTTCGCCCCGTGCCCCGCGCCTCCCCGCCCCGCCCGGGGCGCGGGGGAAGGGAGGTGGGTGGGGCGTTCGGTTGGGTGGGGGGTGCGGGGGAGGACCTAGGATCAGCGGCATGACTCCGGAAGAGGTCGGCCAGCGGATGGTCGCGCTGCTCGCGCCCGTCGAGGTGACCCCCTCGGTCTCCGGTGGCCAGGCGCACGCCCGCGCCACCGTCGACGTACCGCCGGTGAACTGGCCGGACGCGCTCCGCGCCGCCCGCGACGACGCCGAGTTGGCCTGCGACTACTTCGACTGGCTCTCCGCGGTCGACGAGCTCGCCGAAGGCTTCGACGTGGTGGCGCACCTCTGGTCCACCACCCGCCGGCACGGCCTCCTGCTGCGTACCCGGGTGCCCCGGGAGTCCCCGGCCGTCGCCTCGGTGGTCGACGTCTACCCGGGTGCCGCGTGGCACGAGCGGGAGACGCACGAGATGTTCGGCATCGACTTTCCCGGCCACGGCGGGCTGGCGCCGCTGCTGCTGCCGCCCGAGTTCGAGGGGCACCCGCTGCGCAAGGAGTTCGTGCTCGCCTCCCGGGTGGCGAAGCCGTGGCCGGGCGCCAAGGAACCGGGCGAGTCCGAGGCCGGCGGCGGGCGCCGGCCGATCCGCCCGCCGGGCGTGCCCGCGCCGGGGGAGTGGGGTACGACGCCGACGCCGGCCGGCGCGGGCGGGGTCGGGGAGGGGCCGCGCGGCGGCACCCCGGCCCGGCCGGCCCGGGAGCGGCCCGCCCGGCCGGCCCCGGGGGCCCGTCCACCCCGTACCGCCCGGCCCGCCCCCACCACCGACGGCCCGGCCGCGTCGGAGCGGTCCGGCGACGACGGAGGTACGCCCTGATGCCACTGTGGCTGGAGCTGGTCATCCGCGTGGGGGGCGTGCTCGTCGCCTTCCTCACCCTGCCGCTGCTGGTTGGGCAGGCCGAGCACAAGGTGATGGCGCACATGCAGGGCCGGCTCGGCCCGATGTACGCGGGCGGCTTCCACGGCTGGGCCCAGCTGGTCGCCGACGGCGTGAAGTTCGTGCAGAAGGAGGACGTCACGCCCCGCGAGGCGGACCGGGCGGTGTTCCGGCTCGCCCCGGCGGTCGCGCTCGTGCCCTACCTGCTGGTCCTGCTGGTGATCCCGCTCGGCCCGGACGACCTGGTCGGGCAGCCGCTGGACATCGGCCTGTTCTTCGTGCTGGCCGTCGTGGGCGTGGGCGTCGTGGCGGTGCTGATGTCGGCCTGGGCGTCGGCCAACAAGTACAGCCTCCTCGGCGGCCTGCGCGGGGCGGCGCAGCTGCTCGGCTACGAGCTGCCGCTGGTGCTGGCCGCCGCCTCGGTGGCGATGGCGGCCGGCACGCTCAGCCTCTCCGGCATCGTCGAGGCATGGCAGCCGTGGTGGCTGCTCTGGCAGGCCCCCGCCATGGTCGTCTTCTTCCTCGCCGGGCTCGCGGAGATCCGCCGCCCGCCGTTCGACATGCCGGTCGCCGACTCGGAGCTGGTCTTCGGCTACATGACGGAGTACACGGGCCTGCGGTTCGCGTTCTTCCTGCTCGCCGAGTACGTCGGCATCGTGGTGATCGCCGCCCTCACCACCGTGCTCTTCCTCGGCGGCTGGCAGGGCCCGTTCGCCGACGCGCAGCTCGGCTGGCTGTGGACCCTGCTGAAGGTCTTCGCCGTCTCGTTCCTGATCATCTGGATCCGGGTCTCCTACCCCCGGCTGCGCGAGGACCAGCTCCAGCGCCTCTGCTGGCTCGTCCTGGTCCCCGTCTCCCTGGGGCAGCTCGTCCTCACGGCCGCCGTCCGCGTCGCGCTCTAGGACGCGCCGTCAGGGCAGCGGCGTGTGGGCGGGGTCGACGCGCTCGGCGGGCGGGGGCGGCGGGGGCGGGGTGCCGTCGCCGAAGGGGCGGCCACCGAGGGCCTCCCGGCCGTGCGGAGTGAGCCAGTTCGCCAGGTCGGGGCCGAGCGGCACCACCCCGGTCGGATTGATGTCGCGGTGCACCTCGTAGTAGTGCCGCTTGATGTGGTCGAAGTCGATCGTGTCGCCGAAGCCCGGCGTCTGGAACAGGTCCCGGGCGTACGCCCAGAGCACCGGCATCTCGGCCAGCTTGCTCCGGTTGCACTTGAAGTGGCCGTGGTAGACCGGGTCGAAGCGGACCAGGGTGGTGAACAGCCGGATGTCCGCCTCGGTGATGGTGTCCCCAACCAGGTAGCGCTGCCCGGCCAGCCGCTCGCCCAGCCAGTCGAGCCGGTCGAAGAGCCGGTGGTACGCCTTCTCGTACGCCGCCTGGTCGCCGGCGAAGCCGCACCGGTAGACGCCGTTGTTGACGTCCCGGAACAGCGCCGCGCTCACCTCGTCGATCTCGTCGCGCAGCCGCTCCGGGTAGAGGTCGGGCGCTCCCTCCCGGTGGTACGCCGTCCACTGGGTGGAGAGGTCGAGGCTCATCGGCCCGAAGTCGTTGGTGACCACCTGCCCGGTCGGCACGTCCACGATCGCCGGCACGGTGATGCCCCGCTCGTAGCCGGGAAAGCGGGCGAAGTACGCCTCGGCCAACCGCTCGACGCCGAGCACCGGGTCGCGCCCGCCCGGGTCGAGGTCGAACGTCCAGCTCCGCTTGTCGTGGGTGGGGCCGGCCACCGCCATCGAGATCGCGTCCTCCAGCCCGAGCAGCCGCCGTACGATGATCAGCCGGTTCGCCCAGGGGCAGGCGCGGCTGACCGCCAGCCGGTACCGGCCGGGCTCCACCGGCCAGCCGTCGCGGGCGTCGGCCGTGATCCGGGTGGCGATGTAGCGCTGGTCGCGGGTGAACTCGCCGCCCGGCTCGACGTACCTGCCGCCGGTGCGCATCAGCACCTCGTCGCCGCTGGTGGCGGTGCCTCCCGCGTCAGCCGTCGTGCCGCCCTCGGTCGTGCCGCCCATGCCCCACCCCTCCGCCGTCGCCCGTCGCTCGTCCCATCATGGCGGCTGCGCCGCCCTCAGGCGCGCCGAGTGCCGACCTGGGCCGTCGCGCCGTCCGACGGTGGCGGGCCGCGGCCGGCGGGGGCCGGGCCGGCTGGCGGTTAGGCTGCCGCGATGATCGATGTGGAGACGGCGGCCCGGCGCTTCATCGCCGACGTGTGGAACGGCGCGCGGGAGGAGTCCGCGTACGAGCTGGTGTCGCCGGAGTGCCCGGGGCTGGGCGGGGCCGGCCCGGAGGCGACGCTGGCGTGGCACCGGGAACGCCGCGCCGCCTTCCCGGACCTGCGCTACAAGCTCGTGGACGTGGTGGCCGCCGGGGACCGGGTGGCGGTGCACTGGCGGGCGGCGGGCACCCAGGCCGGGCCGTTCGGGCCGGTGCCGCCGACCGGGCAGGTGGTCAGCTATTCGGGGGCGAGCTTCCTGCGCTTCGACGACGCGGGCCGGATCGTCGACGTGTGGAGCTGCAACGAGCTGTTCCAGCTCCTCCAGCAGTTGGGTGTGGAGATGCTCCCGCCCGCGCCCGGCGGGATCAGCGGGACCGGGGCGTGATCCTGCTCAGCGGGATGTCGATCTCCCACGGCTCCGGGACGAGGATGCCGTCGGTCATCCGGGCCTGCTCGACGTAGACGCGCTTGGCCGGGTCGAGCTTGTGGGCGTGCACGACGCTCCCGGACTCGGTCTCGATCCGCCAGAAGTAGGGGATGTCGGCCTCGGCGTAGAGCGCGGGCTTGAGCACCCGGTCGATGCTCCGCGACCCCTCGGAGACGATCTCGACCACCAGCATCACCTCGTGGGGCCGGTAGTGCGACGGGTTGCGCGAGGCCGCGTCCAGCTCCGTGACCAGCACGTCGGGGATGAACGCCCGGGTGCGGGAGAGCCGCACCTCGACGCCCTGCGTGACGT encodes:
- a CDS encoding MGMT family protein encodes the protein MRPDEYVEAVLELVERIPPGRVMSYGAVADALAERSGRASARLVGSIMARHGGGVPWYRVVNSAGRLPPGHEREARERLRAEGTPLRGTGVDMTASWSPEEGM
- a CDS encoding MFS transporter, which translates into the protein MDAPSGGAGPVAGALPRRVHAGYALGSLATGAFGTVPGLLLLPYLTDTLGVAAGAAALLVLLPKAWDVLVNPVAGRISDRTRSRWGARRPYLLVAGLALGVLFAAIFAAPFGAGPAAGAYVAVAFLATATAFAFFQVPYVAMPAELTDDYAERTRLMSWRIAVLALAILVSGAVAPLVRDAGGGGLPGHRWMGLFVAGLIVLGAVGAFLGTRSAPGGTVAESEPTLRAQLAVVAGNRPFRALLVCFVVQSAGVATVLAGVNYFAEQILRDPGGGPTILFACFVAPALLVMPLWTRVGARVGKLAALVAASLIFAAGALALVAAPVLPALAVYPLVALIGVGYAGQQVFALAMLPDCIAYDTARTGRRQAGVFTGVWTAGETFGLALGPGIFGLVLQLTGYVSSDTGTAATQSDTARLGILIGFTVLPALLVGLAVLFLRPYDLTSARLAAEPDPTPHTHPADHAVVVGDESR
- a CDS encoding pyridoxal phosphate-dependent decarboxylase family protein, whose translation is MIDDEADRRALPGNGLPAERVLAEVRALRAADRPTHGGRLFAYVYDPAVPGLDELAAAAYAGSAHVNGLDPTAFPSLLAMENALVGAAARLLGGGPGSAAPDVVGSVTSGGTESLILAVKAARDAHPEIAAPRIVVPASAHAAFAKAAHYLRVAVDTVPVSASTLRPAAADVAAAIGPDTVLVACSAPSYAHGVVDPVAEIAGAAATAGVRCHVDACFGGWTLPYLRRLGVDVPPFDFAVAGVTSISVDLHKYAYAPKGVSVLLHRDAALRAPQYFAYADWPGYTMVNPVIASTRSGGPIAAAYATLRHLGDDGYLRLAAATRDAVAGLADAVRAADGLRLMAEPESTVVCFTATDAGLDLFVLVDELAARGWHTQPQLSYADLPPSVHLTVTAAVAPRVAEFGPDLAAAVAATRAAGPVALPAELLALATTLTPDALTPDLVAGLAAGLGLTGPAPTAADSAGAEEAAGPAAPADFAGDGDGASARTAAPPPGRMAVVNTLLDAAPPALRERLLVEFVGLLQRPTW
- a CDS encoding SigE family RNA polymerase sigma factor, which produces MGARANEPPPTVDARAAEGGTPITFDDFYHAHFRGVTAQLCAYTGDLGQAQDLAQEAFCRALARWDRLARYDDPVAWIRRVAWNLARSRWRRLRTARGHLLRQRRVETQVAGPTPDRVDIERALAALPANHRRAVVLHYLADMSVAQIAAQEGVAEGTVKSWLHRGRAALATLLDENPEGVGHA
- a CDS encoding NADH-quinone oxidoreductase subunit B codes for the protein MQVPGVLGEPIRFVLNWGRRYSLWVFNFGLACCAIEFIATSMGRHDFMRLGVIPFAHGPRQADLMVVSGTVTDKMAPAIKRLYDQMPEPKYVISFGACSNCGGPYWDSYSVTKGVDQLIPVDVYVPGCPPRPEALLHGILRLQEKIAAEQSGIGGVPRPDALAAPVDAAPRPVESLTAPPVRPPAD
- a CDS encoding VOC family protein, with product MTMLENPVPPTETVVPLLPCVDPDATLAFWRALGFAVTYEQKKPYLSLAFRWSGFELQYKAASGNVDAALEDTGGCLVMVDDVAPYHAAFTEAMRRAYGRVLDKGLPRMTRYRPGASRFTVLDPSGNSIVFIRRDEPTELEYGGSKRLEGLARVLDNARILREFKTDDRAAFRALNSGLRRHGDGASVVQQATALAMLVELCTALDEPERVAEFGARLRQLALTGQERREVESAVADPALLTSWLPTGT
- a CDS encoding DUF2252 domain-containing protein, with the translated sequence MNHSADQRSAHIVDVLTEEFGASMALDPAAFRRKFRKMAASPFAFYRGSASLFYADQVGDFADDRFLDDRTSRVWIHGDLHAENFGTYMNASGQLVFNVNDFDEAYVGPFSWDLKRLAASVALLGYAKALSDRAISDLVTGFAQSYLTELRAIAAGGDDAIGSITLDNADGVLRRVLQQARLSTRVDLLATQTTIDNYERRFSLGDGVFEIDAETRERVCAAFEDYLGTLPTSSAQSRPVATHIKDVVLRKGVGIGSAGLPSYNLLLEGHTQALENDVVIYMKQAQVPAVARHIADESVAGYFQHQGHRTAESQRALQAHADPWLGFTELDGAGQLVAEVSPYAADLDWSDVNEPEELAGVLADLGRAVARMHSVADDESSHDLVDYSTEEAIVAAVDADEAGFVAHLVDFAHAYGVRARQDHQLFVDLFRNGRLPGL